The proteins below come from a single Juglans regia cultivar Chandler chromosome 12, Walnut 2.0, whole genome shotgun sequence genomic window:
- the LOC109008974 gene encoding CASP-like protein 5A2 isoform X2 — protein sequence MNVIHPAVHPVEAPPATGAANDAMPRGRMKDIQGMPGTTGGLVLRFSQFAFALLALCVMATTGDFPSVTAFCYLVAAVSLQSLWSLTLAILDVYAILVKRRFRNPRVVSLFAIGDWVDMASVGFDKPKGLYILSLPFVLIICCR from the exons ATGAACGTGATTCACCCAGCAGTGCACCCAGTTGAGGCTCCACCGGCGACCGGCGCGGCCAATGACGCGATGCCCAGAGGCAGGATGAAGGACATCCAGGGCATGCCTGGCACTACCGGTGGCCTCGTCCTCCGCTTTTCTCAATTTGCTTTTGCCCTCCTCGCACTCTGCGTCATGGCCACCACTGGCGACTTTCCTTCTGTCACCGCCTTCTG CTATCTTGTCGCTGCTGTCAGCTTGCAGAGCTTATGGAGCCTCACTCTTGCCATTCTCGATGTATATGCCATTTTAGTAAAGCGCCGTTTCCGGAATCCCAGAGTTGTAAGCTTGTTTGCCATTGGTGATTGG GTAGACATGGCATCGGTTGGTTTTGATAAACCAAAAGGACTGTATATATTATCATTGCCTTTTGTCCTGATCATTTGTTGTCGGTGA
- the LOC109008974 gene encoding CASP-like protein 5A2 isoform X1: protein MNVIHPAVHPVEAPPATGAANDAMPRGRMKDIQGMPGTTGGLVLRFSQFAFALLALCVMATTGDFPSVTAFCYLVAAVSLQSLWSLTLAILDVYAILVKRRFRNPRVVSLFAIGDWITSTLTFAAACASAGITVLIGNDMNDCAVNHCTRFETATAMAFMSWFAVSPSFILNFWSLASK, encoded by the exons ATGAACGTGATTCACCCAGCAGTGCACCCAGTTGAGGCTCCACCGGCGACCGGCGCGGCCAATGACGCGATGCCCAGAGGCAGGATGAAGGACATCCAGGGCATGCCTGGCACTACCGGTGGCCTCGTCCTCCGCTTTTCTCAATTTGCTTTTGCCCTCCTCGCACTCTGCGTCATGGCCACCACTGGCGACTTTCCTTCTGTCACCGCCTTCTG CTATCTTGTCGCTGCTGTCAGCTTGCAGAGCTTATGGAGCCTCACTCTTGCCATTCTCGATGTATATGCCATTTTAGTAAAGCGCCGTTTCCGGAATCCCAGAGTTGTAAGCTTGTTTGCCATTGGTGATTGG ATCACTTCCACACTTACATTTGCCGCAGCTTGTGCATCTGCTGGTATCACTGTTCTTATTGGCAATGATATGAATGATTGTGCAGTGAACCATTGCACTAGATTTGAGACAGCAACCGCTATGGCATTTATGAGTTGGTTTGCTGTCTCGCCttcctttattttgaatttctggTCTCTGGCATCGAAATAA